A single genomic interval of Microbacterium oleivorans harbors:
- the mraY gene encoding phospho-N-acetylmuramoyl-pentapeptide-transferase — protein MRSLLTAATISLAFTLFLTPLFIRLFEKLGWGQVIRTPDDATNPSHHAKRGTPTMGGIIFIVGAIVGYLVGTLTGGAPPTISGLLVIWMMVGLGAVGFIDDYMKVRSQRSLGLSGWRKVAGQILVAVPFGVAALMFPNATGETPGGAFISLFRDIDWLSFMALGAIIGWALYLAWISFQAVAWSNATNLTDGLDGLATGAGIFTISAYSLVTFWQFQQRCASGALVPAYEAACYTTRDPMDLTIVSASFVGALVGFLWWNAPKAKIFMGDVGSMAIGGVIVAMAVLSHTELLAVIIAGVFIIAPGSVILQRYYFKATGGKRLFLMSPFHHHLEMRGWPEVTIVVRMWIIAGMLAVVGVGLFYVAWLAAV, from the coding sequence GTGAGATCCCTGCTGACGGCCGCGACGATCTCCCTCGCGTTCACTCTCTTCCTGACCCCGCTGTTCATCCGGCTCTTCGAGAAGCTCGGCTGGGGCCAGGTGATCCGCACCCCCGACGACGCGACCAACCCCAGCCATCACGCCAAGCGCGGCACGCCGACGATGGGCGGGATCATCTTCATCGTGGGGGCGATCGTCGGCTACCTCGTCGGCACGCTCACGGGCGGTGCGCCGCCGACGATCTCGGGCCTCCTCGTGATCTGGATGATGGTGGGACTGGGCGCCGTCGGTTTCATCGACGACTACATGAAGGTGCGCTCGCAGCGGAGCCTCGGTCTGTCGGGCTGGCGCAAGGTGGCCGGTCAGATCCTGGTCGCCGTGCCCTTCGGCGTCGCGGCGCTGATGTTCCCCAACGCCACCGGCGAGACGCCGGGCGGTGCGTTCATCTCGCTCTTCCGCGACATCGACTGGCTCTCGTTCATGGCTCTGGGAGCCATCATCGGATGGGCCCTGTACCTCGCCTGGATCTCGTTCCAGGCGGTGGCATGGTCCAACGCGACCAACCTCACCGACGGACTCGACGGTCTCGCCACCGGGGCGGGGATCTTCACCATCTCCGCCTACAGCCTCGTCACCTTCTGGCAGTTCCAGCAGCGATGTGCCAGCGGCGCGCTCGTGCCAGCCTACGAGGCGGCCTGCTACACCACGCGCGATCCGATGGACCTGACGATCGTGTCCGCCTCGTTCGTCGGAGCGCTCGTCGGCTTCCTGTGGTGGAACGCGCCCAAGGCGAAGATCTTCATGGGCGATGTGGGCTCGATGGCGATCGGCGGCGTGATCGTGGCGATGGCCGTGCTCTCGCACACCGAGCTGCTCGCGGTGATCATCGCGGGCGTCTTCATCATCGCTCCGGGGTCCGTGATCCTCCAGCGCTACTACTTCAAGGCCACCGGCGGCAAACGACTCTTCCTGATGAGCCCGTTCCACCATCACCTCGAGATGCGCGGCTGGCCCGAGGTCACGATCGTGGTTCGCATGTGGATCATCGCCGGCATGCTCGCCGTCGTCGGCGTCGGCCTCTTCTACGTCGCGTGGCTGGCGGCGGTATGA
- the murD gene encoding UDP-N-acetylmuramoyl-L-alanine--D-glutamate ligase — MSSRLDSLTSWHADWRGLRVVVLGLSVTGFSVADTLAELGADVLVATEGADAEYARLLPVIGATLFDGSLQSVPDPVAAHAPEVVIASPGFPPHHPLIRWACESGIAVWGDVELAWRVRDKVLRPDGSPAEWTLITGTNGKTTTTQLTAAMLAAGGLRAAPCGNIGVPVLDAVRDPAGFDVLVVELSSHQLWYLGLSEGPDRLSPHASVCLNLADDHLEWHGSFAAYRDAKAVVYRNTRVACVYNKSDIATREMVEEAEVVEGCRAIGFDLGVPGPSDLGLVDGILVDRAFHDDRRASALELTTLDELAVRGLAAPHIVANILAASAIARSLDVAPAAIREALRGFRLDPHRIEIVAQAAGITWVDDSKATNPHAASSSLAAFPGAVWVVGGLLKGVDISGLVADRGAATKAAIVIGEDRAAVVAAFARHAPAVPLFEVDAAQTEDVMAQVVELAVGVADRGDVVLLAPAAASFDQFVSYADRGRRFAEAVRDRIGRGVGDHDTAGPDASGDDGR, encoded by the coding sequence ATGAGCTCGCGCCTCGACTCCCTCACCAGCTGGCACGCCGACTGGCGGGGACTGCGCGTCGTCGTGCTGGGGCTCTCGGTGACCGGGTTCTCCGTCGCCGACACCCTCGCCGAGCTCGGCGCCGACGTGCTCGTGGCCACCGAGGGGGCCGACGCCGAGTACGCCCGGCTGCTGCCGGTCATCGGCGCGACGCTGTTCGACGGCAGCCTGCAGAGCGTGCCGGACCCCGTCGCCGCACACGCCCCCGAGGTCGTCATCGCCTCGCCCGGCTTCCCCCCGCATCATCCCCTCATCCGATGGGCGTGCGAGAGCGGCATCGCGGTCTGGGGAGACGTCGAGCTCGCCTGGCGTGTGCGCGACAAGGTCCTGCGCCCCGACGGCAGCCCGGCCGAGTGGACGCTCATCACCGGCACGAACGGCAAGACCACCACGACGCAGCTGACCGCCGCGATGCTCGCGGCCGGGGGACTGCGCGCCGCGCCGTGCGGCAACATCGGTGTGCCCGTCCTCGACGCCGTGCGCGATCCCGCCGGCTTCGACGTGCTCGTCGTGGAACTCTCGAGCCACCAGCTCTGGTACCTCGGTCTGTCCGAGGGGCCGGATCGTCTCTCTCCGCACGCGAGCGTCTGTCTGAACCTGGCGGACGACCACCTGGAGTGGCACGGGTCGTTCGCCGCCTACCGCGATGCGAAGGCCGTCGTGTATCGGAACACCCGCGTCGCGTGCGTGTACAACAAGTCCGACATCGCCACGCGAGAGATGGTCGAGGAGGCCGAGGTCGTCGAGGGATGCCGCGCGATCGGCTTCGACCTCGGCGTACCGGGCCCGAGCGACCTGGGCCTCGTCGACGGCATCCTCGTCGACCGGGCGTTCCACGACGACCGTCGCGCCTCGGCCCTCGAGCTCACGACGCTCGATGAGCTCGCCGTGCGGGGACTCGCCGCGCCCCACATCGTGGCGAACATCCTGGCGGCCTCCGCGATCGCCCGCTCCCTCGACGTCGCACCGGCCGCCATCCGCGAGGCCCTCCGCGGATTCCGACTCGACCCGCACCGCATCGAGATCGTCGCGCAGGCCGCGGGCATCACCTGGGTCGACGACTCCAAAGCGACCAACCCGCACGCGGCCTCCTCGTCGCTCGCGGCCTTCCCGGGCGCCGTGTGGGTCGTGGGAGGGCTGCTCAAAGGCGTGGACATCTCCGGTCTCGTCGCCGACCGCGGCGCCGCGACGAAGGCCGCCATCGTGATCGGCGAGGATCGCGCCGCGGTCGTCGCCGCGTTCGCGCGACACGCGCCCGCGGTTCCGCTGTTCGAGGTCGATGCCGCTCAGACTGAGGATGTCATGGCTCAGGTCGTCGAACTGGCGGTCGGAGTCGCGGATCGCGGAGACGTCGTCCTCCTCGCCCCCGCGGCGGCATCCTTCGACCAGTTCGTCTCCTACGCCGACCGCGGCCGCCGCTTCGCGGAGGCCGTGCGTGATCGGATCGGAAGGGGAGTCGGTGACCACGACACCGCAGGGCCCGACGCGTCCGGCGACGACGGCCGCTGA
- the ftsZ gene encoding cell division protein FtsZ — protein MSQNQNYLAVIKVVGVGGGGVNAVNRMIELGLRGVEFIAVNTDAQALLMSDADVKLDVGRELTRGLGAGADPEVGRRAAEDHAEEIEEALAGADMVFVTAGEGGGTGTGGAPVVARIAKSIGALTIGVVTKPFSFEGRRRQSQAEAGVSKLKEEVDTLIVVPNDRLLEISDRGISMVEAFATADQVLLAGVQGITDLITTPGLINLDFADVKSVMQGAGSALMGIGSARGADRAIKAAELAVESPLLEASIEGAHGVLLSIQGGSNLGIFEINDAAQLVKEAAHPEANIIFGTVIDDTLGDEVRVTVIAAGFDGGEPTTRIEPIAAARPTTPPMLPEIPAESAAATAEPAERREAKDAVPVAAKSESYDSVFGDDDLDIPDFLK, from the coding sequence ATGAGCCAGAACCAGAACTACCTCGCGGTGATCAAGGTCGTCGGTGTGGGCGGTGGCGGCGTCAATGCCGTCAACCGCATGATCGAGCTGGGGCTGCGGGGTGTCGAGTTCATCGCCGTGAACACCGACGCGCAGGCGCTGCTGATGAGCGATGCGGACGTCAAGCTCGACGTCGGACGCGAGCTCACGCGCGGCCTGGGCGCCGGCGCCGATCCCGAGGTCGGCCGCCGTGCCGCCGAGGACCACGCCGAGGAGATCGAGGAGGCGCTCGCGGGCGCCGACATGGTCTTTGTGACCGCCGGTGAGGGCGGTGGCACGGGCACCGGTGGCGCGCCCGTCGTGGCGCGTATCGCCAAGTCGATCGGAGCGCTGACGATCGGTGTCGTCACGAAGCCCTTCTCGTTCGAGGGTCGACGTCGGCAGAGCCAGGCCGAGGCCGGCGTCTCGAAGCTGAAGGAAGAGGTCGACACCCTCATCGTGGTGCCCAACGACCGTCTGCTGGAGATCAGCGACCGGGGCATCTCCATGGTCGAGGCCTTCGCCACCGCCGACCAGGTGCTCCTCGCCGGTGTGCAGGGCATCACCGACCTCATCACGACTCCGGGCCTGATCAACCTCGACTTCGCCGACGTCAAGTCGGTCATGCAGGGTGCGGGCTCCGCGCTCATGGGCATCGGTTCCGCTCGCGGCGCCGATCGCGCCATCAAGGCCGCCGAGCTGGCCGTCGAGTCGCCGCTGCTCGAAGCCTCGATCGAGGGTGCGCACGGTGTGCTGCTGTCGATCCAGGGCGGATCGAACCTCGGCATCTTCGAGATCAACGACGCGGCCCAGCTGGTGAAGGAGGCCGCGCACCCCGAGGCCAACATCATCTTCGGAACCGTCATCGACGACACCCTGGGCGACGAGGTGCGGGTCACCGTCATCGCCGCCGGCTTCGACGGGGGTGAGCCGACGACGCGCATCGAGCCCATCGCCGCTGCGCGTCCGACGACTCCTCCGATGCTCCCGGAGATCCCGGCCGAGAGCGCCGCCGCGACCGCCGAGCCGGCCGAGCGCCGCGAGGCCAAGGATGCCGTGCCGGTGGCTGCCAAGAGCGAGTCCTACGACTCGGTCTTCGGCGACGACGACCTCGACATTCCCGACTTCCTGAAGTAG
- a CDS encoding FtsQ-type POTRA domain-containing protein encodes MRRPSPLPPPSRPTGRRDGARSDAPRGAGDSLAPRRVDPPRRDASASRDDAARTVADDEQTQPVEELWHQRGRDYGIAPVIPFDPAARPADDVAPAGDGDGPSGDDPSDRARLTARDVWSAARARRRALRREVRRFTARQRRRRRAWIVSLSIVAVLVLVSIAAAYSPLFSVERVSVVGTSQLDANAVQAALADQLGTPMPLIDESAVKAALVGFPLVESYSLEARPPHELVVRIVERTPVGAVQGAAGYTLVDAAGVALATTPEPPAGQPLLEIEGGLSSPTFAAAGQVFRALPDDLRGQVTTISATTPNDVTLTLGDGRSVVWGGPADSGKKARTLAQLMGVRPDASGYDVSSPEAAVVR; translated from the coding sequence ATGCGTCGGCCGAGTCCGCTCCCACCGCCGTCGCGGCCGACCGGCAGGCGTGACGGTGCCCGCAGCGACGCCCCTCGCGGTGCGGGGGACTCGCTCGCGCCCCGCCGGGTCGACCCGCCGCGTCGTGATGCATCGGCGTCGCGCGACGACGCGGCCCGGACGGTCGCGGATGACGAGCAGACGCAACCCGTCGAGGAGCTCTGGCACCAGCGGGGCCGCGACTACGGGATCGCTCCGGTCATCCCGTTCGATCCTGCCGCCCGGCCCGCCGACGACGTCGCGCCCGCCGGCGATGGCGACGGACCCTCCGGCGACGACCCGTCGGACCGGGCCCGCCTCACCGCCCGCGACGTGTGGAGCGCTGCCCGCGCACGTCGCCGTGCACTGCGGCGCGAGGTGCGCCGCTTCACGGCGCGGCAGCGCCGCCGGCGGCGTGCCTGGATCGTGTCGCTCTCGATCGTCGCCGTGCTCGTGCTCGTCTCGATCGCGGCTGCGTACAGCCCGCTGTTCTCGGTGGAGCGCGTCAGTGTCGTGGGAACATCGCAACTCGACGCGAACGCCGTGCAGGCGGCGCTGGCGGATCAGCTCGGCACGCCGATGCCTCTCATCGACGAGAGCGCCGTCAAGGCCGCGCTCGTCGGGTTCCCGCTCGTCGAGTCCTACAGTCTCGAGGCGCGTCCGCCCCACGAGCTCGTCGTCCGCATCGTCGAGCGCACCCCGGTGGGCGCGGTGCAGGGCGCAGCGGGATACACGCTGGTGGATGCCGCGGGAGTCGCCCTCGCGACGACGCCCGAGCCCCCCGCGGGACAGCCGCTCCTCGAGATCGAGGGGGGGCTTTCTTCTCCGACGTTCGCGGCCGCGGGTCAGGTCTTCCGAGCGCTTCCCGACGACCTGCGGGGTCAGGTGACGACGATCTCCGCGACGACGCCCAACGACGTCACGCTGACGCTCGGGGACGGGCGTTCGGTGGTCTGGGGCGGTCCCGCCGACTCGGGCAAGAAGGCGCGGACCCTCGCGCAGCTGATGGGCGTCCGGCCCGATGCCTCCGGGTACGACGTGTCGTCGCCCGAGGCCGCCGTCGTGCGCTGA
- the murC gene encoding UDP-N-acetylmuramate--L-alanine ligase: MIRPDLSLPIPADITAAHFIGIGGSGMSGLAGMFLDRGIRVSGSDRADSPAMRALAARGAIVSVGHDAAHLPDDVDTVVHTGAIWPENPEFLLAKERGLHVIHRSQALHWLIGGRRLVSVAGAHGKTTSTGMIVTALRALGTRPTFVNGGVIADLGVSSGTGDDDLFVIEADESDGTFLLYDTAVALITNVDPDHLDHWGTRDAFYAGFAAFADRASQAVVISSDDPGAMRVAASLSHRRVITFGEAEGANVRLGDVRTDGPVSFTLTSGGETVEARLAVPGAHNAVNAAGAVAVLIALGHGLQRAVRAVEGFGGTARRFELHGVTRGVSVYDDYAHHPTEVAAALSAARTVVGGGRVIALHQPHTYSRTQEMFREFADVLESHADHTIVLDVYGAREDPVPGVTGELVSGAFAEPEHVHFVADWQAAADYTAQVARDGDFVVTLGCGNVNLIIPQVLQALARTGD, encoded by the coding sequence ATGATCAGACCCGATTTGAGCCTTCCCATCCCCGCCGACATCACCGCCGCGCACTTCATCGGCATCGGCGGATCGGGGATGTCCGGTCTGGCCGGGATGTTCCTCGACCGCGGCATCCGCGTCTCGGGCTCCGACCGCGCCGACAGCCCGGCGATGCGCGCCCTCGCGGCGCGAGGTGCGATCGTCTCGGTCGGCCATGACGCCGCTCACCTGCCGGACGATGTCGACACCGTCGTCCACACGGGCGCGATCTGGCCCGAGAACCCCGAGTTCCTCCTCGCCAAGGAGCGGGGGCTGCACGTGATCCACCGCTCGCAGGCGCTGCACTGGCTCATCGGTGGCCGCCGCCTGGTCTCAGTGGCCGGCGCCCACGGCAAGACGACCTCGACGGGCATGATCGTCACGGCGCTCCGCGCGCTCGGCACACGACCGACATTCGTCAACGGCGGTGTCATCGCCGATCTGGGTGTCTCGAGCGGCACCGGCGACGACGACCTGTTCGTGATCGAGGCCGACGAGTCCGACGGCACATTCCTGCTCTACGACACGGCGGTCGCGCTGATCACCAACGTCGACCCCGATCACCTCGACCACTGGGGCACGCGCGACGCCTTCTACGCGGGCTTCGCGGCGTTCGCCGACCGCGCGAGCCAGGCTGTCGTCATCTCCTCGGACGACCCCGGTGCCATGCGCGTCGCGGCATCGCTCTCGCATCGCCGGGTGATCACCTTCGGCGAGGCCGAGGGCGCGAACGTGCGTCTCGGGGATGTCCGGACGGACGGACCGGTGTCGTTCACCCTGACCTCGGGCGGTGAGACCGTCGAGGCCCGACTCGCGGTTCCGGGGGCCCACAACGCCGTCAACGCCGCGGGCGCCGTGGCCGTCCTCATCGCGCTCGGACACGGCCTGCAGCGGGCGGTCCGTGCCGTGGAGGGATTCGGCGGCACCGCTCGCCGCTTCGAGCTTCACGGTGTGACCCGGGGCGTGAGCGTCTACGACGACTACGCCCATCACCCCACCGAGGTCGCCGCGGCGCTGTCGGCCGCACGGACGGTCGTCGGCGGGGGGAGGGTCATCGCGCTGCATCAGCCGCACACGTACTCGCGCACGCAGGAGATGTTCCGGGAGTTCGCCGACGTGCTCGAATCGCACGCCGACCACACGATCGTCCTCGATGTGTACGGGGCGCGTGAAGATCCGGTTCCCGGCGTCACGGGCGAGCTGGTCAGCGGCGCGTTCGCCGAGCCGGAGCACGTGCACTTCGTCGCCGACTGGCAGGCAGCAGCCGACTACACGGCCCAGGTCGCGCGCGACGGGGACTTCGTCGTCACGCTCGGTTGCGGCAACGTCAACCTCATCATCCCGCAGGTGCTCCAGGCGCTGGCCCGGACGGGGGACTAG
- a CDS encoding UDP-N-acetylglucosamine--N-acetylmuramyl-(pentapeptide) pyrophosphoryl-undecaprenol N-acetylglucosamine transferase produces the protein MTTYLLAGGGTAGHVNPLLAVADELREREPADTVLVLGTREGLESRLVPARGYELLFVDKVPFPRRPNTAAARFPARWLRAVAQVRTHLRERGVDVLAGFGGYAAAPAYVAARRERVPYVVHEANARPGLANVLGARGAAATGTVFEGTPLRGARVVGMPLRREIVELDRSARRAEAAAAFGLDPARPVVLVFGGSLGARRLNDALEGSWRDLVGAGWQVLHAAGERNDVAPPETGAYRVVPYLDRMDLAFALADVVVSRSGAATVSEVSALGIPAVYVPYAVGNGEQALNAAGAVRAGAARIIPDADFTPDRVRSEIVPLLADAAALERMRRAADGVGTRQGAANVVAMLDAARSR, from the coding sequence GTGACCACGTACCTCCTCGCCGGCGGCGGCACCGCTGGACACGTCAACCCGCTGCTCGCCGTCGCAGACGAACTCCGCGAACGCGAGCCCGCCGACACCGTCCTGGTGCTCGGGACGCGCGAGGGACTCGAGTCCCGCCTCGTGCCCGCGCGCGGGTACGAGCTCCTGTTCGTCGACAAGGTCCCGTTCCCGCGTCGCCCGAACACCGCCGCCGCCCGATTCCCCGCGCGTTGGCTCCGCGCGGTCGCGCAGGTGCGCACCCACCTCCGCGAACGCGGCGTCGACGTCCTCGCGGGATTCGGCGGATATGCGGCGGCACCGGCCTACGTCGCGGCACGACGCGAGCGCGTGCCGTACGTCGTGCACGAGGCCAACGCCCGTCCCGGGTTGGCCAACGTCCTCGGTGCCCGTGGTGCGGCGGCCACCGGAACGGTGTTCGAGGGGACGCCGCTGCGGGGTGCTCGCGTGGTGGGGATGCCGCTGCGCCGAGAGATCGTCGAGCTGGACCGCTCCGCCCGCCGTGCCGAGGCCGCCGCCGCGTTCGGGCTCGACCCGGCGCGGCCCGTCGTCCTGGTCTTCGGCGGCTCGTTGGGAGCGCGCCGACTCAACGACGCCCTCGAGGGATCGTGGCGGGATCTGGTGGGCGCTGGCTGGCAGGTGCTCCACGCGGCGGGGGAGCGCAACGACGTGGCCCCGCCCGAGACCGGCGCCTACCGCGTCGTGCCCTACCTCGACCGGATGGATCTCGCCTTCGCCCTCGCAGACGTGGTGGTCTCCCGCTCCGGAGCGGCCACCGTCAGCGAGGTCAGCGCACTCGGCATCCCCGCGGTCTACGTTCCGTACGCGGTCGGCAACGGCGAGCAGGCGCTCAATGCGGCCGGTGCCGTCCGGGCGGGAGCGGCCCGCATCATCCCGGACGCCGATTTCACCCCCGACCGGGTCCGGTCCGAGATCGTGCCCCTGCTGGCCGACGCGGCCGCACTCGAACGCATGCGCCGCGCGGCCGACGGCGTGGGGACGCGGCAGGGCGCGGCGAACGTGGTGGCGATGCTCGACGCCGCGCGCTCCCGCTGA
- a CDS encoding UDP-N-acetylmuramoyl-tripeptide--D-alanyl-D-alanine ligase, whose translation MISLPLSDLAHVLSGTLHLANDDTPETRVNGTVDTDSRNVGPGDVFVAKPGEATDGHLFVGDVAAAGAALAVVEHTVDAPITQIVVADAVGALADLAREVVARVRRGGDLRVVGITGSNGKTTTKNLLARILEGEGATVAPRASFNNAVGAPLTMLRVADDTRFLVSEFGADGSGQIARLAGLVTPDVGVVLMVGMAHAGGFGGVEATLRAKTELVEAVQPGGVAVLNADDARVATMAAVAEARGVRVRWFGRGAAAEVRAAEVEVDAAGTSCVVVAGDERVPLRLRVLGEHHVMNALAAITAALELGVALTDAVARLETVEIAERWRMQPLGSDRVRIINDAYNASPDSMAAALRTLAQITGPGQRKVAVLGAMSELGEYAGEEHDRVGLQAVRLRIERIVVVGVEARRLFLAAVGEGSWDGEAVFFADADAAYDYLVGELREGDRVLVKSSNSAGLRHLGDRLGEFFS comes from the coding sequence ATGATCTCCCTCCCGCTGTCCGACCTGGCCCACGTGCTCTCGGGGACGCTCCACCTCGCGAACGACGACACCCCCGAGACGCGGGTGAACGGCACCGTCGACACCGACTCGCGCAACGTCGGCCCGGGCGACGTCTTCGTCGCCAAGCCGGGCGAGGCCACCGACGGGCATCTCTTCGTCGGGGACGTCGCCGCCGCGGGCGCCGCACTGGCCGTGGTCGAGCACACGGTGGACGCGCCGATCACCCAGATCGTGGTCGCGGATGCCGTTGGGGCTCTGGCGGATCTCGCCCGCGAGGTCGTGGCCCGTGTCCGCCGCGGGGGAGACCTGCGCGTCGTCGGGATCACCGGGTCCAACGGCAAGACCACGACCAAGAACCTGCTCGCCCGCATCCTCGAGGGCGAGGGGGCCACCGTCGCCCCGCGCGCGTCGTTCAACAACGCCGTCGGAGCGCCGCTGACGATGCTCCGCGTCGCCGACGACACACGCTTTCTCGTGAGCGAGTTCGGTGCCGACGGCTCGGGCCAGATCGCGCGGCTCGCCGGCCTCGTCACCCCCGATGTCGGCGTCGTCCTGATGGTGGGTATGGCGCACGCCGGCGGCTTCGGGGGCGTCGAGGCGACGCTGCGAGCCAAGACGGAACTCGTGGAGGCCGTTCAGCCCGGCGGGGTGGCCGTGCTCAACGCCGACGACGCGCGCGTGGCCACGATGGCCGCGGTCGCCGAGGCGCGCGGCGTGCGGGTCCGGTGGTTCGGACGCGGTGCCGCCGCCGAGGTGCGCGCGGCCGAGGTGGAGGTCGACGCCGCCGGGACATCGTGCGTCGTCGTGGCGGGCGACGAGCGCGTGCCGCTGCGTCTGCGTGTGCTCGGCGAGCACCACGTGATGAACGCTCTCGCCGCGATCACCGCCGCGCTCGAGCTGGGCGTCGCTCTCACCGACGCTGTGGCGCGCCTCGAGACGGTCGAGATCGCCGAACGCTGGCGCATGCAGCCGCTCGGATCCGACCGCGTCCGCATCATCAACGACGCCTACAACGCCAGTCCCGACTCGATGGCCGCCGCCCTCCGTACGCTCGCGCAGATCACCGGGCCGGGTCAGCGCAAGGTCGCCGTCCTCGGGGCCATGAGCGAGCTCGGAGAATACGCCGGCGAGGAGCACGACCGGGTCGGGCTGCAGGCGGTGCGACTGCGCATCGAACGCATCGTCGTCGTCGGCGTCGAGGCCCGCCGACTGTTCCTGGCGGCAGTGGGCGAGGGCTCGTGGGACGGCGAGGCCGTGTTCTTCGCCGACGCCGACGCCGCCTACGACTACCTGGTCGGCGAGCTGCGCGAGGGCGACCGCGTCCTCGTGAAGTCCTCCAACTCCGCGGGGCTGCGGCACCTCGGTGATCGTCTGGGAGAATTCTTCTCGTGA
- the ftsW gene encoding putative lipid II flippase FtsW has translation MTTTPQGPTRPATTAAETGAASRGGFAARVSLGRVFAPVPSEFLLLASTALILTGFGLVMVLSATMATADASPFETVLKQAVFALLGIPLMFIASRMPLRFWKRIAWPALILGVLLQLLVFVPGLGVRNDGNTNWISVFGLQAQPSEFLKLALAVWLGFVLYRKQTLLTKWQHVFIPVVPVGALVIGTVMAGHDLGTAMILMAILLGCLFFSGVKLRLFLLPLIGVVAAAAIFAVTSPNRMARIMSFLNVDSTDCYFADAGSCYQPLHGVWALASGGIFGLGLGNSREKYQWLPAAANDYIFAIVGEELGLIGCAVVLALFALFAVGAFHIIRKTDDPFVRIVSGGITIWIVGQALVNIGVVLRVFPVLGVPLPFMSQGGTSLMSVLLACGVLLSFARTLPVRVPAPPAPVGASRPAPRREPAKAGSARR, from the coding sequence GTGACCACGACACCGCAGGGCCCGACGCGTCCGGCGACGACGGCCGCTGAGACCGGCGCCGCTTCGCGCGGCGGTTTCGCCGCCCGTGTCTCGCTCGGCCGGGTGTTCGCCCCCGTTCCCAGCGAGTTCCTGCTGCTCGCCTCGACCGCGCTGATCCTGACCGGGTTCGGACTCGTCATGGTGCTCTCGGCCACGATGGCCACCGCCGATGCGAGCCCGTTCGAGACGGTGCTCAAGCAGGCGGTCTTCGCGCTGCTCGGCATCCCGCTGATGTTCATCGCCAGCCGGATGCCGCTGCGCTTCTGGAAGCGCATCGCCTGGCCCGCGCTGATCCTCGGCGTCCTGCTGCAGCTCCTCGTCTTCGTGCCCGGCCTGGGCGTGCGCAACGACGGCAACACCAACTGGATCTCCGTCTTCGGGCTGCAGGCGCAGCCGTCGGAGTTCCTCAAGCTCGCCCTCGCCGTCTGGCTCGGGTTCGTGCTGTATCGCAAGCAGACACTGCTGACGAAGTGGCAGCACGTCTTCATCCCGGTGGTCCCGGTGGGCGCTCTCGTCATCGGAACGGTGATGGCCGGGCACGACCTCGGCACCGCCATGATCCTCATGGCCATCCTGCTGGGGTGTCTGTTCTTCTCGGGCGTCAAGCTCCGGCTGTTCCTGCTGCCGCTCATCGGGGTCGTGGCCGCGGCGGCGATCTTCGCGGTTACGAGCCCGAACCGCATGGCGCGCATCATGAGCTTCCTCAACGTCGACTCCACGGACTGCTACTTCGCCGACGCAGGCTCGTGCTATCAGCCGTTGCACGGCGTGTGGGCGCTCGCGAGCGGGGGGATCTTCGGCCTCGGACTGGGCAACTCGCGCGAGAAGTATCAGTGGCTCCCGGCCGCGGCGAACGACTACATCTTCGCGATCGTGGGCGAGGAGCTGGGCCTCATCGGCTGCGCCGTGGTCCTGGCCCTGTTCGCCCTGTTCGCCGTGGGAGCCTTCCACATCATCCGCAAGACCGACGATCCGTTCGTGCGCATCGTCTCGGGCGGGATCACCATCTGGATCGTCGGTCAGGCGCTGGTGAACATCGGCGTCGTGCTGCGAGTGTTCCCGGTGCTCGGTGTCCCGCTGCCCTTCATGTCGCAGGGTGGGACGTCCCTGATGTCGGTCCTGCTCGCGTGCGGTGTGCTGCTGTCGTTCGCGCGGACGCTGCCCGTCCGCGTCCCCGCGCCGCCGGCACCGGTCGGCGCGTCGCGTCCGGCGCCGCGCCGCGAGCCCGCGAAGGCCGGTTCCGCGCGCCGCTAG